One Bufo gargarizans isolate SCDJY-AF-19 chromosome 4, ASM1485885v1, whole genome shotgun sequence DNA window includes the following coding sequences:
- the LOC122933757 gene encoding olfactory receptor 13-like, producing the protein MNNKTLATEVILLGFTNDVKTNICLFPIFFLIYMFCVFGNSLIICLIILTPSLHTPMYFFLVNLSFVDLSYSSSGIPKLLVDLLSTRKTISVIGCLIQFKAVLLIGVTECQLLAVMAYDRYIAICRPLHYHVLMRWSVCCYLAAFTWIFSFINVTIPSFAMPITLCNPNKINHFMCEVLSVLRLSCYDTSLQELVIFSIGFIVLFLPFGLIIVSYACIISSVLKIHSAGRSKAFSTCTSHITVVAMFLGAFMVTYLRPVTESVNKDKYFFIFCVMISPTLNPLIYSLNNREVKKILAKYILQLNQTLCVSVSCKLPARS; encoded by the coding sequence ATGAACAATAAGACGTTGGCCACTGAAGTGATTCTTCTAGGATTTACCAATGACGTAAAAACTAATATCTGTTTATTTCCTATATTTTTCTTGATCTACATGTTCTGTGTATTTGGAAACTCTCTTATCATATGTCTCATCATACTGACTCCTTCCTTACACACTCCAATGTACTTCTTCCTCGTGAATTTATCCTTCGTAGACTTGAGTTATTCCTCATCAGGAATACCGAAGCTGCTTGTAGACCTCTTATCCACTCGTAAGACAATATCTGTCATTGGTTGCCTCATACAGTTCAAAGCTGTCTTATTGATAGGAGTCACTGAATGCCAACTTCTTGCCGTCATGGCTTATGACCGATACATTGCCATCTGCCGCCCCCTCCACTACCACGTTCTCATGCGGTGGAGTGTGTGCTGCTATCTTGCGGCCTTCACTTGGATATTCAGTTTCATAAATGTAACCATCCCATCCTTTGCAATGCCCATAACTCTGTGTAATCCCAACAAGATCAACCATTTCATGTGTGAGGTCCTATCGGTGTTGAGGTTGTCATGTTATGATACCTCCCTTCAAGAGCTTGTAATATTTAGTATAGGCTTTATTGTTCTTTTTCTACCTTTCGGGCTAATTATTGTGTCATATGCTTGTATTATATCATCTGTTCTGAAGATTCACTCAGCAGGAAGGTCGAAGGCTTTTTCCACTTGTACTTCACATATTACTGTGGTGGCAATGTTTTTGGGGGCTTTTATGGTGACTTATTTAAGACCAGTGACGGAATCTGTGAACAaggacaaatatttttttattttttgtgttatgATATCTCCAACGTTAAATCCTCTCATTTATAGTTTGAACAACAGAGAAGTTAAAAAAATTCTtgcaaaatatattttacaattaaatcagactctctgtgtaagtgtatcgTGCAAGTTACCGGCCAGGAGTTAG